The following proteins are co-located in the Escherichia fergusonii ATCC 35469 genome:
- the galT gene encoding galactose-1-phosphate uridylyltransferase — MTQFNPVDHPHRRYNPLTGQWILVSPHRAKRPWQGAQETPAKQVLPAHDPDCFLCAGNVRVTGDKNPDYTGTYVFTNDFAALMSDTPDAPESNDPLMRCQSARGTSRVICFSPDHSKTLPELSVAALTEIVKTWQEQTAELGKTYPWVQVFENKGAAMGCSNPHPHGQIWANSFLPNEAEREDRLQKEYFAGQKSPMLVDYVQRELADGSRTVVETEHWLAVVPYWAAWPFETLLLPKAHVLRITDLTDAQRSDLALALKKLTSRYDNLFQCSFPYSMGWHGAPFTGEENQHWQLHAHFYPPLLRSATVRKFMVGYEMLAETQRDLTAEQAAERLRAVSDIHFRESGV; from the coding sequence ATGACGCAATTTAACCCCGTTGATCATCCACATCGCCGCTATAACCCGCTCACCGGGCAATGGATTCTGGTGTCACCGCACCGCGCTAAGCGCCCCTGGCAGGGGGCGCAGGAAACGCCAGCCAAACAGGTGTTACCTGCGCACGATCCAGATTGCTTCCTCTGCGCAGGTAATGTGCGGGTGACAGGCGATAAAAACCCCGATTACACCGGGACTTACGTTTTCACTAATGACTTTGCGGCCTTGATGTCTGACACGCCAGATGCGCCAGAAAGCAACGATCCTTTGATGCGTTGTCAGAGCGCGCGCGGTACCAGCCGGGTGATCTGCTTTTCACCGGATCACAGTAAAACGCTGCCAGAACTGAGCGTTGCGGCATTGACGGAAATCGTCAAAACCTGGCAGGAGCAAACCGCAGAACTGGGGAAAACATACCCGTGGGTGCAGGTCTTTGAAAACAAAGGCGCGGCGATGGGCTGCTCTAACCCGCATCCGCACGGACAGATTTGGGCAAATAGCTTCCTGCCTAACGAAGCTGAGCGCGAAGACCGCCTGCAAAAAGAATATTTCGCCGGGCAGAAATCACCAATGCTGGTGGATTATGTTCAGCGCGAGCTGGCAGACGGTAGCCGTACCGTTGTCGAAACCGAACACTGGTTAGCCGTTGTGCCTTACTGGGCTGCCTGGCCGTTCGAAACGCTACTGCTGCCCAAAGCCCACGTTTTGCGGATCACCGATTTGACCGACGCCCAGCGCAGCGATTTGGCTCTGGCGTTGAAAAAGCTGACCAGCCGTTATGACAACCTCTTCCAGTGCTCCTTCCCCTATTCTATGGGCTGGCACGGCGCGCCATTTACTGGCGAAGAGAATCAACACTGGCAGCTGCACGCGCACTTTTATCCACCTCTGTTGCGCTCCGCCACCGTACGTAAATTTATGGTTGGTTATGAAATGCTGGCAGAAACCCAGCGTGACCTGACGGCTGAACAGGCAGCAGAGCGTTTGCGCGCAGTCAGCGATATCCATTTTCGCGAATCCGGAGTGTAA
- a CDS encoding AcrZ family multidrug efflux pump-associated protein: MLELLKSLVFAVIMVPIVMAIILGLIYGLGEVFNIFSGIGQKDQSRQNH; this comes from the coding sequence ATGTTAGAGTTATTGAAAAGTCTGGTTTTCGCCGTAATCATGGTACCTATTGTGATGGCAATCATCCTGGGTTTGATCTACGGTCTTGGTGAAGTGTTTAACATTTTCTCCGGCATCGGTCAGAAAGACCAGTCCAGACAAAATCATTGA
- the galK gene encoding galactokinase, which produces MSLKEKTQSLFANAFGYPATHTIQAPGRVNLIGEHTDYNDGFVLPCAIDYQTVISCAPRDDRNVRVMAADYENQLDEFSLDAPIVAHENYQWANYVRGVVKHLQLRNNSFGGVDMVISGNVPQGAGLSSSASLEVAVGTVLQQLYHLPLDGAQIALNGQEAENQFVGCNCGIMDQLISALGKKNHALLIDCRSLGTKAVSMPKGVAVVIINSNFKRTLVGSEYNTRREQCETGARFFQQPALRDVTIEEFNAVAHELDPIVAKRVRHILTENARTVEAASALEQGDLKRMGELMAESHASMRDDFEITVPQIDTLVEIVKAVIGDKGGVRMTGGGFGGCIVALIPEELVPAVQQAVAEQYEAKTGIKETFYVCKPSQGAGQC; this is translated from the coding sequence ATGAGTCTGAAAGAAAAAACACAATCTCTGTTTGCCAATGCATTTGGCTACCCTGCCACTCATACCATTCAGGCGCCTGGCCGCGTGAATCTTATTGGCGAACACACCGACTACAACGACGGTTTCGTTCTGCCCTGCGCAATTGATTATCAAACCGTCATTAGCTGTGCGCCACGTGATGACCGTAACGTTCGCGTGATGGCAGCCGATTATGAAAATCAGCTTGACGAGTTTTCCCTCGATGCGCCCATTGTCGCGCATGAAAACTATCAATGGGCTAACTACGTTCGTGGCGTGGTGAAACATCTGCAACTGCGTAACAACAGCTTCGGCGGCGTGGACATGGTGATCAGCGGCAATGTGCCGCAGGGTGCCGGGTTAAGTTCTTCCGCTTCACTGGAAGTCGCGGTCGGAACCGTATTGCAGCAGCTTTATCATCTGCCGCTGGACGGCGCACAAATCGCGCTTAACGGTCAGGAAGCAGAAAACCAGTTTGTAGGCTGTAACTGCGGGATCATGGATCAGCTAATTTCCGCGCTCGGCAAGAAAAATCATGCCTTGCTGATCGATTGCCGCTCACTGGGGACCAAAGCAGTTTCCATGCCGAAAGGTGTGGCTGTCGTCATCATCAACAGTAACTTCAAACGTACCCTGGTTGGCAGCGAATACAACACCCGTCGTGAACAGTGCGAAACCGGCGCGCGTTTCTTCCAGCAGCCAGCCCTGCGCGATGTCACTATTGAGGAGTTCAACGCTGTTGCACATGAACTGGACCCGATCGTGGCGAAACGCGTGCGTCATATCCTGACTGAAAACGCCCGTACCGTTGAAGCTGCCAGCGCACTGGAGCAAGGCGACCTGAAACGTATGGGCGAGTTGATGGCGGAGTCTCATGCTTCTATGCGCGATGATTTCGAAATCACCGTGCCGCAAATTGACACTCTGGTAGAAATCGTCAAAGCTGTGATTGGCGACAAAGGTGGCGTACGCATGACCGGCGGCGGATTTGGCGGCTGTATCGTCGCACTGATCCCGGAAGAGCTGGTGCCTGCCGTACAGCAGGCTGTCGCTGAACAATATGAAGCAAAAACAGGTATTAAAGAGACTTTTTACGTTTGTAAACCATCACAAGGAGCAGGACAGTGCTGA
- the galE gene encoding UDP-glucose 4-epimerase GalE has product MRVLVTGGSGYIGSHTCVQLLQNGHDVIILDNLCNSKRSVLPVIERLGGKHPTFVEGDIRNEALMTEILHDHAIDTVIHFAGLKAVGESVQKPLEYYDNNVNGTLRLISAMRAANVKNFIFSSSATVYGDQPKIPYVESFPTGTPQSPYGKSKLMVEQILTDLQKAQPDWSIALLRYFNPVGAHPSGDMGEDPQGIPNNLMPYIAQVAVGRRDSLAIFGNDYPTEDGTGVRDYIHVMDLADGHVVAMEKLANKPGVHIYNLGAGVGSSVLDVVNAFSKACGKPVNYHFAPRREGDLPAYWADASKADRELNWRVTRTLDEMAQDTWHWQSRHPQGYPD; this is encoded by the coding sequence ATGAGAGTTCTGGTTACCGGTGGTAGCGGTTACATTGGAAGTCATACCTGTGTGCAATTACTGCAAAACGGTCATGATGTCATCATTCTTGATAACCTCTGTAACAGTAAGCGCAGCGTACTGCCTGTTATCGAGCGTTTAGGCGGCAAACATCCAACGTTTGTTGAAGGCGATATCCGTAACGAAGCGTTGATGACCGAAATCCTGCACGATCACGCTATCGACACCGTGATCCACTTCGCCGGGCTGAAAGCCGTTGGCGAATCGGTACAAAAACCGCTGGAATATTACGACAACAATGTCAACGGCACCCTGCGCCTGATTAGCGCCATGCGCGCCGCTAACGTCAAAAACTTTATCTTCAGCTCCTCCGCCACCGTTTATGGCGATCAGCCCAAAATTCCATACGTTGAAAGCTTCCCGACCGGCACGCCACAAAGTCCTTACGGCAAAAGCAAGCTGATGGTGGAACAGATCCTCACCGATCTGCAAAAAGCCCAGCCGGACTGGAGCATTGCCCTGCTGCGCTATTTCAACCCGGTTGGCGCGCATCCGTCGGGTGATATGGGCGAAGATCCGCAAGGTATTCCGAATAACCTGATGCCATACATCGCCCAGGTTGCTGTAGGCCGTCGCGACTCGCTGGCGATTTTTGGTAACGATTATCCGACCGAAGATGGTACTGGCGTGCGTGATTACATCCACGTAATGGATCTGGCGGACGGACACGTCGTGGCGATGGAAAAACTGGCGAACAAGCCAGGCGTACACATCTACAACCTCGGCGCTGGCGTAGGCAGCAGCGTGCTGGACGTGGTGAATGCCTTCAGTAAAGCCTGCGGCAAACCGGTTAATTATCATTTTGCACCGCGTCGCGAGGGCGACCTTCCGGCCTACTGGGCTGACGCCAGCAAAGCCGACCGTGAACTGAACTGGCGCGTAACGCGCACACTCGATGAAATGGCGCAGGACACCTGGCACTGGCAGTCACGCCATCCACAGGGATATCCCGATTAA
- the modF gene encoding molybdate ABC transporter ATP-binding protein ModF: MSSLQILQGTFRLGDTKTLQLPQLTLNAGDSWAFVGSNGSGKSALARALAGELPLLKGERQSQFSHITRLSFEQLQKLVSDEWLRNNTDMLAPGEDDTGRTTAEIIQDEVKDAPRCIQLAQQFGITALLDRRFKYLSTGETRKTLLCQALMSEPDLLILDEPFDGLDVASRQQLAERLASLHQSGITLVLVLNRFDEIPEFVQFAGVLADCTLAETGAKEELLQQALVAQLAHSEQLEGVQLPEPDEPSARHALPANEPRIVLKNGVVSYNDRPILNNLSWQVNPGEHWQIVGPNGAGKSTLLSLITGDHPQGYSNDLTLFGRRRGSGETIWDIKKHIGYVSSSLHLDYRVSTTVRNVILSGYFDSIGIYQAVSDRQQKLVQQWLDILGIDKRTADAPYHSLSWGQQRLALIVRALVKHPTLLILDEPLQGLDPLNRQLIRRFVDVLISEGETQLLFVSHHAEDAPACISHRLEFVPDGDLYRYALTKIN, translated from the coding sequence ATGTCATCGTTGCAAATTTTGCAAGGCACGTTTCGTCTTGGCGACACAAAAACGCTGCAATTGCCTCAGCTAACGTTAAACGCGGGTGATAGTTGGGCGTTTGTCGGTTCTAATGGCAGCGGGAAATCGGCGCTGGCCCGCGCGCTGGCGGGGGAACTTCCGCTTTTGAAAGGTGAACGGCAAAGTCAGTTTTCCCATATTACTCGTCTCTCCTTCGAGCAATTGCAAAAGCTCGTCAGCGACGAATGGCTGCGGAATAACACCGATATGCTCGCCCCTGGCGAAGATGACACCGGACGGACTACGGCTGAAATCATTCAGGATGAAGTAAAGGATGCACCGCGTTGCATACAACTGGCGCAGCAGTTCGGTATTACCGCCCTCCTCGACCGACGCTTTAAATACCTTTCCACTGGCGAGACGCGAAAAACCCTGCTGTGTCAGGCGCTGATGTCGGAGCCAGACTTGTTGATTCTTGATGAGCCGTTCGATGGCCTGGATGTTGCCTCACGTCAGCAGCTGGCTGAGCGACTCGCCTCGTTACATCAGTCCGGTATTACTCTGGTACTGGTGCTCAATCGCTTCGATGAGATCCCGGAATTTGTCCAGTTTGCTGGCGTGCTGGCGGATTGCACGTTAGCGGAAACTGGCGCTAAAGAGGAACTGCTCCAACAAGCACTCGTCGCGCAACTGGCACATAGCGAACAGCTTGAAGGTGTGCAACTGCCGGAGCCAGATGAACCTTCAGCACGTCACGCCTTACCCGCCAACGAACCGCGCATTGTGCTGAAAAATGGCGTGGTTTCTTATAACGATCGCCCCATTCTTAATAACCTTAGCTGGCAGGTGAATCCAGGCGAACACTGGCAAATTGTCGGGCCAAATGGCGCGGGAAAATCGACGCTATTAAGCCTGATTACTGGCGATCATCCGCAAGGTTACAGCAACGATTTAACGCTTTTTGGACGACGTCGCGGCAGCGGCGAAACCATCTGGGATATCAAAAAGCATATCGGTTACGTCAGCAGTAGTTTGCATCTGGATTACCGGGTCAGCACTACCGTGCGTAATGTGATCCTTTCTGGCTATTTTGATTCGATTGGCATTTATCAGGCTGTTTCAGATCGCCAGCAAAAACTGGTGCAGCAGTGGCTGGATATTCTCGGCATTGATAAACGCACGGCTGACGCGCCTTACCATAGTCTTTCCTGGGGACAGCAACGTCTGGCGCTGATCGTTCGCGCACTGGTGAAGCATCCGACTTTGCTTATTCTTGATGAACCTTTACAGGGACTTGATCCACTCAATCGCCAGCTTATCCGCCGTTTTGTTGATGTGCTGATTAGCGAAGGTGAAACGCAATTATTGTTTGTTTCACACCACGCCGAAGATGCGCCCGCCTGTATTTCCCATCGTCTTGAGTTCGTGCCGGACGGTGACCTCTATCGTTATGCGCTGACAAAAATAAACTGA
- the modE gene encoding molybdenum-dependent transcriptional regulator, translating to MQAEILLTLKLQQKLFADPRRISLLKHIALSGSISQGAKDAGISYKSAWDAINEMNKLSEHSLVDRATGGKGGGGAVLTRYGQRLIQLYDLLAQIQQKAFDVLSDDDALPLDSLLAAISRFSLQTSARNQWFGTITARDHHQVQEHVDVLLADGKTRLKVAITARSSERLGLEEGKEVLILLKAPWVGITQETSVAMAADNQLPGIISYIERGEEQCEVLMTLPDGQTLCATVPTEKSANLQEGSSVTAYFNADRVIIATLC from the coding sequence ATGCAGGCCGAAATCCTTCTTACCCTGAAACTTCAGCAAAAATTGTTCGCCGATCCGCGCCGGATTTCGCTACTAAAACACATCGCACTTTCTGGTTCTATCAGCCAGGGAGCGAAAGATGCAGGAATCAGCTATAAAAGCGCCTGGGATGCCATCAACGAAATGAACAAACTGAGCGAGCATTCGTTGGTTGACCGCGCTACTGGCGGAAAAGGCGGTGGTGGTGCGGTACTGACTCGTTACGGTCAGCGACTGATTCAGCTTTATGATTTGTTGGCACAAATTCAACAAAAAGCATTCGATGTTTTAAGCGATGACGATGCTCTGCCACTCGATAGCCTGCTGGCGGCGATCTCCCGTTTTTCCCTGCAAACCAGCGCCCGTAATCAGTGGTTTGGCACCATAACTGCCCGCGATCACCATCAAGTACAGGAACATGTCGATGTATTACTGGCTGATGGAAAAACGCGATTAAAAGTCGCTATCACCGCTCGTAGTAGTGAGCGCCTTGGTCTGGAAGAAGGTAAAGAAGTTCTGATTCTGCTTAAAGCACCGTGGGTCGGTATTACTCAGGAGACGAGTGTTGCCATGGCTGCTGACAACCAGTTGCCGGGTATTATTAGTTATATAGAACGAGGCGAGGAGCAGTGCGAAGTGTTGATGACGTTACCAGATGGACAAACACTTTGTGCCACCGTACCGACAGAAAAATCGGCAAACCTACAAGAAGGTAGTTCTGTGACTGCATATTTTAATGCCGACCGGGTGATTATCGCGACCTTGTGCTAA
- the modA gene encoding molybdate ABC transporter substrate-binding protein, which yields MAQKKWLHLFAGAALSLSVASHALADDAKITVFAAASLTNAMQDIATQYQKEKHVDVVSSFASSSTLARQIEAGAPADLFISADQKWMDYAVDKKAIDTATRETLLGNSLVVVAPKSSEQQDFTINKETNWTTLLHGGRLAVGDPEHVPAGIYAKEALQKLGAWDTLSGKLAPAEDVRGALALVERNEAPLGIVYGSDAVASKGVKVVATFPEDTHKKVEYPVAIVKGHNNPTVAAFYDYLKGPQAAEIFKRYGFTTK from the coding sequence ATGGCACAGAAGAAATGGTTACACCTTTTTGCCGGAGCTGCACTGTCTTTAAGTGTTGCAAGTCATGCATTAGCGGATGACGCTAAAATAACCGTTTTTGCAGCGGCTTCGCTGACTAACGCGATGCAGGATATTGCAACGCAATACCAAAAAGAGAAACACGTGGATGTTGTTTCCTCTTTTGCCTCTTCCTCGACACTGGCTCGTCAGATTGAAGCGGGAGCTCCTGCTGATCTATTTATTTCTGCTGATCAAAAATGGATGGATTATGCCGTCGATAAAAAAGCCATCGATACGGCCACACGTGAAACTCTGCTAGGTAATAGCCTTGTAGTTGTCGCGCCGAAATCCAGTGAGCAACAAGATTTTACCATCAACAAAGAAACAAACTGGACAACGTTGTTACATGGCGGACGACTGGCTGTTGGTGATCCTGAGCACGTTCCTGCCGGAATTTATGCCAAAGAAGCGCTGCAAAAACTGGGCGCATGGGATACCCTTTCAGGCAAACTTGCTCCGGCAGAAGATGTTCGCGGTGCGCTGGCACTGGTAGAGCGCAATGAAGCGCCACTGGGCATTGTTTATGGTTCTGATGCGGTTGCCAGCAAAGGCGTGAAAGTCGTAGCTACCTTCCCGGAAGATACTCATAAAAAAGTAGAGTACCCGGTTGCTATTGTGAAAGGGCACAACAACCCAACGGTAGCCGCGTTTTATGACTATCTGAAAGGGCCGCAAGCGGCTGAAATCTTTAAACGTTACGGATTTACAACTAAGTAA
- the modB gene encoding molybdate ABC transporter permease subunit, with product MILTDPEWQAVLLSLKVSSLAVLFSLPFGIFFAWLLVRCTFPGKALLDSVLHLPLVLPPVVVGYLLLISMGRRGFIGERLYDWFGITFAFSWRGAVLAAAVMSFPLMVRAIRLALESVDIKLEQAARTLGAGRWRVFFTITLPLTLPGIIVGTVLAFARSLGEFGATITFVSNIPGETRTIPSAMYTLIQTPGGETGAARLCLLSIALAMISLLISEWLARVSRARTGR from the coding sequence ATGATTCTGACCGATCCAGAATGGCAGGCCGTTTTACTCAGCCTGAAAGTTTCATCCCTGGCCGTGCTTTTCAGCCTGCCGTTTGGGATCTTTTTTGCCTGGTTGCTGGTGCGTTGTACCTTCCCAGGCAAAGCTCTGTTAGACAGTGTCTTACATCTGCCACTGGTGTTACCGCCAGTCGTGGTGGGCTATTTGCTGTTGATTTCAATGGGCCGACGTGGATTTATCGGCGAACGTCTGTATGACTGGTTTGGCATTACTTTCGCTTTTAGCTGGCGAGGTGCGGTGCTTGCTGCTGCGGTGATGTCCTTTCCCCTGATGGTGCGGGCAATTCGTCTGGCCCTGGAAAGTGTGGATATCAAACTGGAGCAGGCGGCCAGAACACTGGGGGCCGGACGTTGGCGCGTCTTCTTCACCATTACCTTACCGCTGACCTTACCTGGCATTATTGTCGGTACGGTGTTGGCTTTTGCCCGTTCGCTTGGTGAATTTGGCGCGACCATTACCTTCGTTTCCAATATTCCTGGTGAAACGCGCACCATTCCTTCAGCAATGTATACCTTGATTCAGACGCCTGGTGGTGAAACAGGAGCCGCAAGGCTTTGTCTTCTCTCCATTGCACTGGCAATGATCTCCCTGCTTATTTCTGAATGGCTGGCCCGGGTCAGTCGCGCACGGACGGGGAGATAA